ATAACTTTTCATTTAGAATTCCTTTTCAATTATCTTAGACTCCCATGTAAattgtttgttttctagatttcttttgaaattctgtTGTCATGATATACAAAAATTTATTGGTTAATTTAGATACATCTTGAATTTGgatattcatattatatttaagcaattgaatatttttcataattttaacaaCTTCTTTGATTCCTCAATAGCAATTAACATTTTGACACCGAACTTATAATGTCATATCCTTTTAGAAAAGTGCTTTTcctcacatttaaaatattatgtattttgtattGTCTATgaatcttttacttttaaaatttcagcattttatatgaatgtgtgtgtctgtgtgtatgtttgtgtgtctctgtatttacaaataaatgcCGGGATCCTAGATATCAAATTCTACTTCCATATAAGACACATTTATTTggctatgtatttatttttattttctttacttttcaattATATCCTATTACTTTTTGCCAAtggtgcttttttttaaatttttcaagtttttatttaaattccagttagttaacatacagtgtaatattagtttcaggtatagaatttagtgattcatcacttacgtataacacccagtgcttatcacaagtgccttccttaatacccatgacccATTtaaccccttcccctgcccacctccccctgatggtgcttttttaaaaaatgtagtaatACAGGATTATTAGTAAGCTAAGTACAATAAGAGATATTactaattaaaaatttctgcctagagtggtgcctgggtggctcagttgttaagcctccaactcttgatctcagttcaggtcttgatctcgaggtcatgagttcaaaccttGTGTTGGGTTCCACATTGCACATGGTGCctacttaacaattttttttgctTAGAACTTGACCTGCCAAgactaggtactcaataaatttgaaattaatcaATTTAAATTCAGCAACATTTAGATTAGAAGATTAGAAGAGCACtttaagtgaattattttttacaaGTCCAAGAAAATATAAGCTGTTTATTTCCTTGTTTGGTtgtcatttgtttcatttttttgcatttcagttttgtttgtgaGATTAGAAGTAAAATCAGGCTTACATTTAATAGAAAATTACTATCATGTCCTCTGATTGggattttgggtttgtttgcaGGGTGGGAGGTTAAAGGAGTGAACTCATGTGGTGAAGGGTATTCATTCCGGATGCAATAAATGTTTGAGAAAGTTAACCTAAATAGAGATCAGATTAAAAAGGGACAAACAGATTTAGAGCTTAATGGTTTACGCTTagcttgttattttatttctggacttgAGCATTCTCTTACTTTTTTGAGACCAATACAATTTTTTTGAAGGACTCACTGAAGGCTTGTCTCacttgtttgtttctcagagtgtaAATGAATGGGTTCAACATGGGAGCTATGGATGACATTAGCACTGCCACGCCCTTATTAATAGTCACTGATTCCTTTGCTGAAGGTTTGACATAGATGAAGATACAACTTCCATAGGTGATGGAAACAACAGTCATGTGAGAGGAACAAGTAGAAAAGGCTCTTTTCCTTTGTTGGGCAGAGGGGAATTGTAGAATGGTCTTGATGATGTGAATGTAAGACAGAAGAACACACACGAGGGTCAGAATGAAGGTCAGCACAGCACAGACAATAACCAACTGCTCTATGAGCCATGTGTCTGAGCATGAAATCTTCAAGATTGGTGATGCATCACAGAAAAAATAGTCAATGACATTTGAATCACAGAATTTCAGATTTAGGAATAGAGTAAGTGGTGGGAATATGATCGACATGCCAGCCATCCAACAGCAGAGGACAAGCCTCTTGCAGACTCTGTTGTTCATGATGGTCACGTAATGCagtggtttgcagatggccacatagcggtcataggacatTATAGCCAAGAGAAAAAATTCTGTTACTCCAAAGACGTCGATAAAAAACACTTGAATAACACAAATATTATAAGTAATTGACCTGTCACCTGTTGCTATGTTGTACAAATATCTAGGGATACATGCAGATGTAAATGAAActtctaaaaaagcaaaattttgtaGGAAAAAGTACATTGGTGTTTTAAGGTGAGAGTCAACTAAAGTGAGGGATATGATGGTTAGATTCCCAGTTATACTGAACATGTAagtgagaaatagaaatataaaaactgGAATCTGAAGTTGAGGGTCCTCTGTCAGTCCCAGTAAGATGAAGGTTGTTACTGTGTGGTTTTTCATCACTGACTACTGAATTTTATTCAGTTTCACATAAAATGTAGAGATATTTATTTGAATAGAGTGGTGTCAAATAGATGGGAATGAACAATGACTACCGGAGATAGCATGCATATGAACATGAGGTTCTTCTATCAATTAGTGATCGATACTGCCAATACTCTGGCTActcaattgtttattttattttactctttgagcagttttgtaatttttaaacatatttaaaaaaattgttctacCATCTCATTTTCCTCTATTCTTTCACAGTTTTAATCTATACGCAAGAATGGATTTTCTCATGTGATTAGATATGACCTATGTTGTGGTGTGTGATTCAACAAAATTATGATTTCTTCTTATATctaacatttcttctttatttcaaaaGTGATTATCTCAACTTaatttgttttatgtcttttcttgaagatttggtcatgataaaatgtaaatatatcacAGCTGATCTGGGCTCCATCAGGGGCTGCTGACCCATCTGTGACTTGTATTTCACATCATGCCACAATGACCAAGCgtgtgtttatgttttgtttcatgttttatcATGCAACTTCTACATTGTTGGATCCCGACTCTCCTTACGTTTCTCTGGTAGTATGTAATTTACACTCCGTGTCCACTGGATACATGATACAGAGAGTATTTTAATGCACAACTTATCTGTTACATATGAAGAAATGTTGGGACCAAAGACACCCAGCtgggaaaaaacccacatatttcAGCCTGTTTACTTAAGTATGGAAAGCACTGTATTACCTCATTATTATTAAgttcaaaatcaaattaaaactaCTAAAAATACTCTCCACACACCCGTCTTTACTCTCTCACTCTAAGCTGTAGTGGCAGCATCATGCTGATTAAGAACACACCTTCTCTAGTGAGATCTCCATCATGCAATACCTGGCTTTCCTGCTCACGTCTgtatgacctcaggcaagtttcCCCACTTCTCAGGCCTTcagttttttaatctataaaatggagataataagagTATCTACCATATACAGCTAAAATGATTAGACGAggtaatacatttataataaaatctgaTGCATAGTACATGTTCATATATGTCAGCTAGTATTATCTGGACTCTTACAGATAATTCGTGAGACATGAACTCAAAACCACAAAATCGGAAGTGGGATTTATGCTCTGTTTAAGTCATATCTTCTTTCTATTCCACATTTCTTATAATAAGAGGAATAGATTATATTTACTGAGAATTTACCATGTGATAGGTCTTGTTGTAAGCAGTTTACACTGATaatctatctgaaaaaaaaaatcccccctcccccgcatctctctctctctcggtcctTCCACACTCCGTCTTTCCTTCCCGGTCTCCAAAACTACCCCCgcatctctctctctcggtcCTTCCACACTCCGTCTTTCCTTCCCGGGCTCCAAACCTACCCCcgcatctctctctgtctgtccttccACACTCCGTCTTTCCTTCCCGGTCTCCAAACTACCCCCGCATCTCTCTCTCGGTCCTTCCACACTCCGTCTTTCCTTCCCGGGCTCCAAACCTACCCccgcatctctctctctgtccttccacaCTCCGTCTTTCCTTCCCGGTCTCCAAAACTACCCCcgcatctctctctgtctgtccttccACACTCCGTCTTTCCTTCCCGGGCTCCAAACCTACCCccgcatctctctctctgtccttccacaCTCCGTCTTTCCTTCCCGGTCTCCAAAACTACCCCcgcatctctctctgtctgtccttccACACTCCGTCTTTCCTTCCCGGGCTCCAAAACTACCCCcgcatctctctctgtctgtccttccACACTCCGTCTCTCCTTCCCAGTCTCCAAAACTACCCCcgcatctctctctgtctgtccttccACACTCCGTCTTTCCTTCCCGGGCTCCAAAACTACCCccgcatctctctctctctctctctcggtcctTCCACACTCCGTCTTTCCTTCCCGGGCTGCAAACTACCCccgcatctctctctctctcggtcctTCCACACTCCGTCTTTCCTTCCCGGGCTCCAAAACTACCCCcgcatctctctgtctgtccttccACACTCCGTCTTTCCTT
This Ursus arctos isolate Adak ecotype North America unplaced genomic scaffold, UrsArc2.0 scaffold_21, whole genome shotgun sequence DNA region includes the following protein-coding sequences:
- the LOC125282636 gene encoding olfactory receptor 6C2-like produces the protein MKNHTVTTFILLGLTEDPQLQIPVFIFLFLTYMFSITGNLTIISLTLVDSHLKTPMYFFLQNFAFLEVSFTSACIPRYLYNIATGDRSITYNICVIQVFFIDVFGVTEFFLLAIMSYDRYVAICKPLHYVTIMNNRVCKRLVLCCWMAGMSIIFPPLTLFLNLKFCDSNVIDYFFCDASPILKISCSDTWLIEQLVIVCAVLTFILTLVCVLLSYIHIIKTILQFPSAQQRKRAFSTCSSHMTVVSITYGSCIFIYVKPSAKESVTINKGVAVLMSSIAPMLNPFIYTLRNKQVRQAFSESFKKIVLVSKK